One region of Chitinispirillales bacterium ANBcel5 genomic DNA includes:
- a CDS encoding methyl-accepting chemotaxis protein, giving the protein MKNVNLKNKLIFLSVGLVLFVSILMVVGSIILTNNTINHEKEVTVKEMVNIGLGTLELFYSKERSGELSREEAQLKAKEVIGSMKFGNNLQDYFWINDFEPKMVLHPFRSDLEGENVSGIQDPDGLYLFEEFVKVCKSQGSGFVAYQWQYYDDTQRIEPKISYVSEFKPWNWIIGTGIYVDDITQRVARTRNILLFIAFLAIMVAIVVAVIFAFYLIKPIRDTIDMLKDIAQGDGDITKRLSVTSKDEVGELAHWFNVFIEKIHTITKEVSKDTKILTKASEKLSATSTQIAANAEEMTAQSNTAASAAEQSTSNVNSISTAAEQMSGAVESVATAIEEMSASLTEVGQSCQKESKIAARANEEARLSKETMEKLGAEAKTISKVVDVINDIADQTNLLALNATIEAASAGEAGKGFAVVASEVKELARQTAQATEEIRGQVDDIQTNTESAVNAIDSITSVIEEIHLISQTIVSAVEEQTATIAEISSNVSGVNDGAREVAQNVTESAQGLSEVSSNISGVNSAAADTSQGIIQINQSVSDLVDLTSGLDRIVKQFKV; this is encoded by the coding sequence ATGAAAAACGTAAATCTGAAAAATAAGTTGATATTTTTAAGTGTGGGGCTGGTACTTTTTGTAAGCATTCTGATGGTTGTTGGTTCAATTATCTTAACCAATAATACAATAAACCATGAAAAAGAAGTTACAGTAAAAGAGATGGTGAACATAGGGTTGGGTACACTTGAGTTATTTTATTCAAAGGAGCGTAGCGGAGAGTTAAGTAGGGAAGAAGCCCAACTGAAGGCAAAAGAGGTTATCGGATCGATGAAGTTTGGAAATAATTTACAGGATTATTTCTGGATAAATGACTTTGAACCAAAAATGGTTTTACATCCCTTTCGATCAGATCTGGAGGGAGAAAATGTTTCGGGAATACAAGATCCAGACGGGCTGTATCTATTTGAAGAATTTGTAAAAGTATGCAAATCTCAGGGAAGTGGTTTTGTAGCCTATCAGTGGCAATACTATGATGATACTCAACGCATTGAGCCGAAAATATCCTACGTATCTGAATTTAAACCCTGGAATTGGATAATTGGAACAGGGATTTATGTTGATGATATTACCCAAAGAGTAGCGCGAACAAGAAATATATTGCTGTTCATAGCATTCCTGGCAATTATGGTTGCAATAGTAGTAGCTGTAATATTTGCCTTTTATCTGATAAAACCGATTCGCGATACAATCGATATGCTTAAGGATATTGCCCAGGGCGATGGTGACATTACAAAGCGCCTAAGCGTTACATCCAAAGATGAAGTTGGTGAACTCGCACACTGGTTTAATGTGTTTATAGAGAAAATTCACACTATCACCAAAGAAGTTAGTAAAGACACCAAAATATTGACAAAAGCATCTGAAAAGTTATCTGCTACATCAACTCAAATAGCTGCTAATGCTGAGGAGATGACTGCACAATCGAATACTGCTGCTTCTGCTGCTGAGCAATCGACATCTAATGTAAACAGTATATCCACTGCTGCAGAACAGATGTCCGGGGCTGTGGAGTCGGTTGCTACTGCAATTGAAGAAATGAGTGCCTCATTGACTGAAGTAGGGCAAAGCTGCCAAAAGGAATCAAAAATCGCAGCAAGAGCAAATGAAGAAGCTCGCTTAAGCAAAGAAACCATGGAGAAATTAGGTGCTGAAGCAAAGACAATAAGCAAAGTGGTTGATGTTATAAATGATATTGCTGATCAAACAAATCTACTGGCTTTGAATGCAACTATTGAGGCTGCAAGTGCAGGTGAAGCTGGAAAGGGGTTTGCCGTTGTTGCAAGTGAAGTAAAAGAATTGGCCAGACAAACTGCTCAGGCTACAGAGGAAATACGGGGACAGGTAGATGATATCCAAACCAACACAGAATCTGCAGTTAATGCGATCGATTCTATCACTTCGGTGATTGAAGAGATTCACTTAATTTCTCAAACAATTGTAAGTGCTGTAGAGGAGCAAACTGCAACCATCGCGGAAATATCCAGTAATGTAAGTGGTGTAAACGATGGGGCTCGTGAAGTAGCTCAAAATGTAACCGAATCTGCACAAGGTTTATCTGAGGTATCTTCAAATATAAGCGGGGTAAACAGTGCTGCTGCTGATACCTCACAGGGAATCATCCAAATAAACCAAAGTGTTTCTGATCTGGTCGATCTCACCAGTGGACTCGATAGAATAGTTAAACAATTTAAGGTTTAA